A segment of the bacterium genome:
TCCATATTCGTAAATAATGGGTTTCGTCATTCCCAAGCCACAGAGCCCGTTTTGCAAGTTGTTGAATTCTGGGATCAGATATGTAATTGTTTACAACTTCACCAGAAAATGATTGTTCGATTTGTGGTATTTCTTTGGAGTCGTTGTCCGGAATAGTTGACTTTGCATAGTCTTTGATCAAAAACTCAAAGGCTTTTCGAAAACCAGGGCCAAAAATATGATTTAAACCAAGTTGCTTAGCGTTTTGCGCTTGTGAATAGATATGGATAAAAGTCGGTGATAAAGATTTGATAGTTGTGGAAAATTCATCACTTCTAAGGGCTTCAGGTACAACTTTTATTAACTCGTTACCATTCAGTTGAGTCATGTCATAGTAGGCAATAAAGTAACTATTACATTTGTGATTTACACAGAGAAAGACCGCTTGACCCAGTGTATCTTTCAAAGTAATGCATTGTGATGTTTGTATATCAACATGTTGTTGGCATCTTGGGCAGATATTTGGGATCTCAAGCGCTCTGGGGTTCCCGTTATAGTTTACTGTGATGTACTTTTCCATCTTTTTCCTTTGGAATGGTGACTGTTGTCAGGGCTGTCGGATAACGTTCGGCGGCTACACGCGGTAGCTCGCGCACAATTAATTAGTGTAAATCAAAAA
Coding sequences within it:
- a CDS encoding DUF4145 domain-containing protein, with translation MEKYITVNYNGNPRALEIPNICPRCQQHVDIQTSQCITLKDTLGQAVFLCVNHKCNSYFIAYYDMTQLNGNELIKVVPEALRSDEFSTTIKSLSPTFIHIYSQAQNAKQLGLNHIFGPGFRKAFEFLIKDYAKSTIPDNDSKEIPQIEQSFSGEVVNNYISDPRIQQLAKRALWLGNDETHYLRIWTEHDADDLLALIKLTIYYIESDILAKEYEKDMSPKK